The following proteins are co-located in the Pedobacter sp. FW305-3-2-15-E-R2A2 genome:
- a CDS encoding FecR domain-containing protein: MDEKDKKDLYKEFGIDNPDEFFEGENDREAIRQEILGRIQATKEIHNQQRSKPGLKRNLSMAAAIGLILLSAALMLYYQNSGPQSNYITVVVPKGETREVVLPDGSTVWLNAASTLKYPKKFGKKRTVYLLDGEGFFDVIHDEHVPFVVDASGIKTNVLGTSFVVKSYKKLSTMSVSVVTGKVAVSDDRKQLSVLVKDQEVVYHKDHRKPNVVKVKAQEKTAWNSGKVILNAANFEDVILAVENAFQVKIDYDIEKFKNCSTTINFDTRKSLTDAMETLKDIQGITYQIKEKEVLIVGNGCN, from the coding sequence ATGGACGAAAAAGATAAAAAAGACCTTTATAAAGAGTTCGGTATCGATAACCCTGATGAGTTTTTCGAAGGGGAAAACGACCGGGAAGCCATCCGCCAGGAAATTCTGGGTAGGATACAGGCTACAAAAGAAATTCATAACCAACAACGCAGCAAACCTGGCTTAAAGAGAAACCTTAGCATGGCGGCGGCTATCGGACTGATCCTGCTTTCTGCAGCCCTCATGTTGTATTATCAAAATTCAGGACCCCAAAGCAATTACATTACCGTAGTTGTTCCAAAAGGTGAGACCCGGGAAGTGGTTTTACCGGATGGATCTACGGTCTGGCTAAATGCAGCGAGTACCTTAAAATACCCGAAGAAGTTTGGAAAGAAACGGACGGTTTACCTGTTGGATGGAGAAGGTTTCTTTGACGTGATCCATGATGAACATGTGCCTTTCGTGGTGGATGCTTCGGGCATTAAGACGAATGTTCTGGGAACATCTTTCGTCGTGAAATCCTATAAAAAGCTATCTACCATGAGTGTGTCGGTGGTCACAGGAAAGGTCGCAGTAAGCGATGACCGGAAACAATTGAGCGTATTGGTAAAAGATCAGGAGGTGGTTTACCATAAGGACCACCGGAAACCGAACGTAGTAAAAGTGAAAGCTCAGGAAAAGACAGCCTGGAATAGTGGTAAAGTGATCTTAAATGCAGCCAATTTTGAAGACGTCATTCTGGCGGTGGAAAATGCCTTTCAGGTGAAAATAGATTACGACATAGAAAAGTTTAAAAACTGTAGCACTACAATCAACTTTGATACCAGAAAAAGTTTGACAGATGCAATGGAAACCCTAAAAGACATACAAGGAATAACTTATCAAATCAAAGAAAAGGAGGTGCTTATAGTAGGTAACGGATGTAATTAA
- a CDS encoding TonB-dependent receptor, with protein MKVGLIVFATLLTSAGTLLAETVFSQNLKDVKISVNLKGESLERAIEKISKTSKMDFSYNNNELRKVKGIVLDVSHMPLNEVLIQLLKGTPFSYREADKNIVIFRKRDQDAVPVLSWINEAILIKGVVTDEQGAPIPGVSVRIMGTQKNVSTDVNGNYQIEAGSPADVLVFSYVGLTEQKVVIGTRKLINVVLKDDDKFLNEVVVVGYGVQKKTNLSGAVDGVTSKEIENRPFSSVGAGLQGLIPNLNISVTSGQVNKAPSFNIRGFTSVNGGGPYILVDNVPFTSDELMALNPADIESVTSLKDAASAAIYGARGAFGVVLITTKSAKSADLKVGVNTYYAIRNLGKVPAVVTDPLEVMEYKHDAAYPLYNLYPDNVREYARQRSQDPSLPSVIISPSDPNAWMYYGNTNWMDEVYKPSAPTYSANMNISKKDEKLSYYMSSEYFRNDGMLRYGNDTYDRYNLRAKADYNLSKWLTIGNNTSFMSSTYDGSSYGGEGFFHNVNRQSSLDVPKNPDGSWTSTGAALLGRLQSGGRSVTRSNNFQTTFTAKASLVKDIWDLKADATIRRIDTAGKSYEIPVPYKAGPNAAISYSGSNPGWAQNDDRHIRHNIYNIYTDFHKTFDSKHYVQVLAGFNQEYRNRNAAWVNRKGLISSTLPSVNLATGELTSKEYIEDWAVRGWFYRLNYIFDDKYILELNGRYDGTSRFPTNDRWGFFPSASVGWVLSKENFFKPVAEKLGIDLLKFRASYGALGNQDVGAYYYIPAMGSGQINQILDGKRPTEVRPPAAVAASLTWERVSTVNFGGDVSLFRNRLDLNFDAYTRYTEGMLTKGRTLPGPFGTVEPKVNSADLKTKGWEFRIGWKDGFLLDNSQFYYNIGFNMGDSKTFITKFDNPNGLLSDYYVGRQIGEIWGLETEGFFQSKEELASHADQSAVGADDTGYKFDVGDLKFKDLNNDGKINKGKNTLADHGDQKIIGNDEARYRYGIDLGAGWKGFDLRLFFQGVGKRDWYPNASNHYFWGVYAQPWTNVQVHNLDHWTPENPNAYFPRVKAYIAEDATELGNPQTRYLQDASYLRLKNLTVGYTLPKSLTSKMKMDKLRVYFSAENVFDVSHIKARLDPEGLDGKIYPFQKTFSFGLNLNF; from the coding sequence ATGAAGGTAGGATTAATAGTGTTTGCGACGTTACTGACCTCTGCGGGGACCTTATTAGCAGAAACGGTCTTCAGCCAGAACCTTAAAGATGTTAAAATTAGTGTCAATCTTAAGGGCGAATCTCTGGAAAGGGCGATAGAAAAAATCAGCAAGACGAGCAAAATGGACTTTTCTTATAACAATAATGAGCTGAGAAAAGTGAAAGGGATTGTGCTCGACGTGAGCCATATGCCATTGAATGAGGTACTGATCCAGCTGTTAAAGGGGACGCCTTTTTCTTATAGAGAAGCGGATAAAAATATAGTGATCTTCCGGAAAAGGGATCAGGATGCCGTTCCGGTTTTATCCTGGATCAACGAAGCAATTTTAATAAAAGGGGTCGTTACCGATGAACAGGGAGCGCCGATTCCAGGCGTTTCTGTCCGCATTATGGGAACTCAAAAAAATGTATCAACAGATGTAAATGGAAACTATCAGATTGAAGCGGGTTCGCCTGCCGATGTGCTGGTCTTCTCTTATGTAGGACTAACAGAGCAGAAGGTCGTGATCGGAACAAGAAAGCTGATCAATGTAGTCCTGAAGGACGACGATAAATTTTTGAACGAAGTCGTGGTGGTAGGTTATGGGGTACAAAAGAAAACAAATCTGAGCGGTGCCGTAGATGGGGTGACCAGTAAAGAAATTGAAAACAGACCCTTTTCAAGTGTCGGAGCAGGTTTACAGGGATTGATTCCTAACCTGAACATTAGCGTGACCAGCGGACAGGTGAATAAAGCACCTTCCTTTAACATCCGTGGTTTTACTTCTGTAAATGGAGGAGGACCCTATATCCTGGTAGATAACGTGCCTTTTACTTCTGATGAGCTGATGGCTTTGAATCCTGCAGATATCGAGAGCGTAACGTCGTTGAAAGATGCAGCATCGGCTGCGATATATGGTGCAAGGGGGGCATTTGGAGTGGTATTAATCACGACAAAAAGCGCGAAAAGTGCAGACCTGAAAGTCGGTGTGAATACCTATTATGCCATAAGAAATCTGGGGAAAGTGCCGGCTGTGGTGACCGACCCGTTAGAGGTAATGGAATATAAACATGATGCGGCTTATCCTTTGTATAACCTCTATCCTGATAATGTAAGGGAATATGCGAGACAGCGTTCTCAGGATCCTTCCTTACCCTCAGTGATTATTTCGCCTTCAGATCCCAATGCCTGGATGTATTATGGCAATACGAACTGGATGGATGAAGTGTATAAACCAAGTGCACCGACCTACAGTGCAAATATGAACATCTCCAAGAAAGATGAGAAGCTGAGCTATTATATGTCGTCAGAATATTTCCGGAATGATGGAATGCTTCGCTATGGTAATGATACCTATGATCGTTATAACCTGCGCGCAAAAGCGGATTACAACCTTTCAAAGTGGCTGACGATTGGGAACAATACGTCTTTCATGTCGAGTACTTATGATGGTTCTTCGTATGGTGGAGAGGGATTTTTTCACAATGTGAACAGACAAAGTTCTTTGGATGTGCCGAAAAATCCCGACGGAAGCTGGACTTCTACTGGCGCAGCATTATTGGGCAGATTGCAAAGCGGTGGCCGTTCGGTAACGAGAAGCAATAACTTCCAGACTACTTTCACCGCAAAAGCGAGCCTGGTGAAAGATATATGGGACCTGAAAGCAGATGCGACGATCAGAAGGATCGATACCGCAGGGAAATCTTACGAAATTCCGGTGCCTTATAAAGCAGGTCCGAATGCAGCAATCAGCTATAGTGGTTCAAATCCGGGCTGGGCGCAAAATGACGACAGACATATCAGACACAACATCTATAACATCTATACTGATTTTCATAAAACATTCGATAGCAAACATTATGTACAGGTACTTGCGGGTTTCAACCAGGAATATAGAAACCGTAATGCCGCTTGGGTCAACCGTAAGGGCTTAATCAGCAGTACACTCCCTTCCGTTAACCTCGCTACAGGCGAATTAACGAGTAAGGAGTATATCGAGGATTGGGCAGTAAGGGGTTGGTTTTACCGTTTGAATTATATTTTCGACGATAAATATATCCTGGAACTGAATGGCCGTTACGATGGGACTTCCCGTTTCCCTACAAATGACCGCTGGGGTTTCTTCCCTTCAGCTTCCGTTGGATGGGTGTTGAGCAAAGAGAACTTCTTTAAGCCGGTAGCAGAAAAGTTAGGAATCGACCTGTTGAAATTCCGTGCTTCTTATGGTGCATTGGGGAACCAGGATGTAGGGGCATATTATTATATTCCTGCAATGGGCTCAGGACAGATCAATCAGATTCTGGATGGTAAAAGACCAACAGAGGTGAGACCTCCGGCAGCAGTGGCCGCAAGCCTGACCTGGGAAAGGGTCTCTACGGTTAACTTCGGTGGAGATGTAAGTCTCTTCAGAAACCGTTTAGACCTTAATTTTGATGCCTATACCCGTTATACAGAGGGAATGCTGACTAAAGGCAGAACACTTCCGGGACCATTTGGAACGGTAGAACCTAAAGTAAATTCAGCGGATTTGAAAACCAAAGGATGGGAGTTCAGAATCGGTTGGAAAGATGGTTTCCTATTGGACAATAGCCAGTTCTATTATAACATTGGCTTCAATATGGGGGATAGCAAGACTTTCATTACCAAGTTCGACAATCCGAATGGCCTGTTATCTGATTATTATGTTGGGCGACAAATCGGAGAGATCTGGGGATTAGAGACCGAAGGTTTCTTCCAGTCCAAAGAGGAACTGGCGAGTCATGCTGATCAAAGTGCAGTAGGTGCGGATGATACCGGATATAAATTTGATGTGGGAGATTTGAAATTCAAAGACCTCAACAATGACGGTAAAATTAACAAAGGTAAAAATACACTTGCCGATCACGGAGATCAGAAGATCATCGGAAATGATGAAGCACGATATCGTTATGGAATTGACCTGGGAGCAGGATGGAAAGGTTTTGACCTTCGCTTGTTCTTCCAGGGGGTAGGAAAAAGAGATTGGTATCCAAATGCCAGCAACCATTACTTCTGGGGCGTATATGCACAACCCTGGACAAATGTTCAGGTACACAACCTGGACCACTGGACTCCGGAAAACCCAAATGCTTATTTCCCAAGGGTGAAGGCTTACATTGCCGAAGATGCAACTGAGCTTGGAAATCCGCAGACAAGATACCTTCAGGATGCTTCTTACCTGCGTCTAAAGAACCTTACGGTAGGTTATACCCTTCCTAAATCTTTAACGAGCAAGATGAAGATGGATAAATTGAGAGTGTACTTCAGTGCTGAAAACGTATTTGATGTGTCGCACATCAAAGCGAGATTAGACCCTGAAGGACTGGATGGAAAAATCTATCCTTTCCAGAAAACATTCTCTTTTGGTTTGAACCTTAATTTTTAA
- a CDS encoding RagB/SusD family nutrient uptake outer membrane protein — protein sequence MKLRTTYILALGLITIGMTACKKDFLQRDPQTEITEGSFFQSPADLETYSNGFYRYLSPSYSDINSDNIANYNADGEVDLLVRGGLSSANASGWGKADWEALRRINFMLDHIPQVKGDPALIRHFVGIARFFRANFYFEKIKKYHNVPWFSKTLTADDPALMKGQDPRALVADSVLSDLNYAAENIKPDGTNTRVTKWAALTLLSRFALHEGTFRKYHDEIQLSGDYQRFLDAAIVASAKIMKDGGFSITNTGKGGLDYRDLFASANLTANKEVIMLADYSKELGLGNNSHTVLDYTWSLSRNLADTYLKTDGTPFTSSPGYDTKVYTEVFADRDPRMMETIINPAFRGASTLDEPYRIKPTLGGYNQIKFYPRSADLRQGWELNYTDLPIFRYAEVLLINAEAKAESGTIGQADLDQTVNLLRARVKMPSMNVGVALDPVLSATYPNANASNRALLLEIRRERRVELACEGRRFDDLMRWKSGKLFQDSQQGMYVPALGAMDVTGDGQPDIAILASPNDESAIAGLPAAVREKLSKYYLKDKDGKDQNFYLSKGTSGFIAFTRDRDQPRIFMEPKYYYRPIPISEMVVNPQLKQVFGW from the coding sequence ATGAAACTAAGAACAACATATATCCTTGCTTTAGGATTGATTACTATAGGGATGACTGCCTGCAAGAAAGACTTCCTGCAGAGAGATCCGCAAACAGAAATTACAGAAGGCTCATTCTTCCAGTCGCCGGCCGATTTGGAAACCTATAGCAATGGCTTTTACAGGTATCTTTCTCCAAGCTATTCGGACATCAATTCGGATAATATCGCGAACTATAATGCCGATGGGGAAGTAGACCTGCTGGTAAGAGGTGGCTTATCCTCGGCCAATGCCAGTGGTTGGGGCAAAGCAGATTGGGAAGCATTACGGAGGATTAATTTCATGCTGGATCACATCCCTCAGGTAAAGGGCGATCCTGCACTGATCAGACACTTCGTAGGTATTGCACGCTTCTTCCGCGCCAATTTCTATTTTGAAAAAATAAAGAAATACCACAATGTTCCCTGGTTCAGTAAAACGTTAACGGCGGATGATCCGGCCTTAATGAAGGGCCAGGACCCAAGGGCACTGGTGGCGGACTCGGTATTGAGCGATCTGAACTATGCAGCAGAAAATATCAAACCGGATGGCACCAATACCCGCGTTACAAAATGGGCGGCACTGACCTTATTGTCGCGCTTCGCCTTGCATGAAGGTACTTTCAGAAAATATCATGATGAAATTCAGTTGAGCGGCGATTATCAGCGCTTCCTGGATGCGGCAATTGTTGCCTCGGCAAAAATCATGAAAGATGGTGGATTCAGCATCACGAACACGGGAAAAGGAGGATTGGATTATCGGGACTTGTTCGCCAGTGCCAACCTTACCGCAAATAAAGAAGTGATCATGCTGGCAGATTACAGCAAAGAACTGGGACTGGGAAACAACAGCCATACCGTTCTTGATTATACCTGGTCGCTGAGCAGAAATCTTGCAGATACCTATCTGAAAACTGATGGTACGCCTTTCACGTCCAGCCCCGGATATGATACCAAAGTATACACGGAAGTTTTTGCAGACCGTGATCCGAGAATGATGGAAACCATTATCAATCCGGCATTCAGGGGCGCGAGCACATTGGATGAACCTTACCGGATCAAGCCTACATTAGGAGGCTACAACCAGATCAAGTTTTATCCACGTTCTGCAGACCTGCGACAAGGATGGGAACTGAATTATACCGATTTGCCGATCTTCAGGTATGCAGAAGTATTGTTGATCAATGCGGAAGCGAAAGCTGAATCCGGAACCATCGGTCAGGCCGATCTGGACCAAACGGTTAACCTGCTGCGTGCACGTGTAAAAATGCCTTCAATGAATGTAGGTGTTGCATTGGATCCTGTTTTATCGGCTACTTATCCAAATGCAAACGCTTCAAACCGGGCATTGTTACTGGAAATCCGCAGAGAGAGAAGGGTAGAGCTGGCTTGCGAAGGTCGTCGTTTTGATGATTTGATGCGCTGGAAATCAGGTAAGCTGTTTCAGGATAGTCAGCAGGGGATGTATGTTCCCGCATTGGGTGCAATGGATGTGACCGGCGACGGGCAACCGGACATCGCCATCCTGGCTTCTCCAAATGATGAATCTGCAATTGCAGGTTTGCCAGCAGCTGTCAGAGAAAAACTATCTAAGTATTACCTGAAGGATAAGGATGGAAAAGACCAGAATTTCTACCTGAGCAAGGGAACTTCTGGTTTCATCGCCTTTACCCGCGACAGAGATCAGCCAAGGATTTTTATGGAGCCTAAATATTATTACAGACCAATTCCAATTAGTGAAATGGTCGTAAACCCACAGCTGAAACAGGTGTTCGGCTGGTAA